One window of Sinorhizobium fredii NGR234 genomic DNA carries:
- the fabD gene encoding ACP S-malonyltransferase, whose translation MSIAFTFPGQGSQAVGMGKDLAEAFPEAAAVFAEVDDALGEKLSDTIWNGPEETLTLTANAQPALMAVSIAVIRVLEARGLDLGSKVSFVAGHSLGEYSALCAAGTFSLADTARLLRIRGNAMQAAVPVGKGAMAAIIGLEHDDVEAVCREASSLGACQIANDNGGGQLVISGEKQAVEKAAALATEKGAKRALMLPVSAPFHSSLMAPAAEAMREALAQVEKRDPVVPVVANVLAAPVSDAGEIARLLVEQVTGQVRWRETVQWFAGNDVTTLYEIGSGKVLTGLARRIDKTVNGIAVNTPADIDAALAALLA comes from the coding sequence ATGAGCATTGCATTCACGTTCCCCGGTCAGGGCAGCCAGGCTGTCGGCATGGGCAAGGACCTGGCCGAAGCCTTTCCGGAGGCCGCTGCCGTCTTCGCCGAAGTCGACGACGCGCTTGGCGAAAAGCTCTCCGACACCATCTGGAACGGGCCGGAGGAAACCCTGACGCTGACGGCGAATGCGCAACCGGCGCTGATGGCGGTCTCGATCGCCGTGATCCGCGTGCTCGAGGCCAGGGGGCTCGATCTTGGAAGTAAGGTCTCCTTCGTGGCCGGCCATTCGCTCGGCGAATATTCGGCGCTCTGTGCGGCCGGGACCTTTTCATTGGCCGATACGGCGCGGCTGCTGCGCATCCGCGGCAATGCGATGCAGGCAGCGGTACCGGTCGGCAAGGGCGCGATGGCGGCGATCATCGGCCTGGAGCATGACGATGTCGAAGCGGTTTGTCGCGAAGCGTCGTCGCTCGGTGCCTGCCAAATCGCCAACGACAACGGCGGGGGGCAGCTGGTGATCTCGGGCGAGAAGCAGGCGGTGGAAAAGGCGGCCGCACTTGCCACGGAAAAAGGCGCCAAGCGCGCATTGATGCTGCCGGTCTCCGCACCCTTCCACTCATCCCTGATGGCGCCCGCTGCAGAAGCCATGCGCGAAGCCCTTGCCCAGGTCGAGAAGCGCGATCCGGTCGTGCCGGTCGTCGCCAATGTTCTGGCCGCCCCGGTCAGCGATGCCGGCGAGATCGCCCGGCTGCTGGTCGAGCAGGTGACCGGTCAGGTGCGTTGGCGTGAGACGGTTCAGTGGTTCGCCGGCAACGACGTGACGACTCTCTATGAGATCGGCTCCGGCAAGGTGCTGACCGGCCTTGCGCGACGGATCGACAAGACCGTCAACGGCATTGCCGTAAATACGCCCGCCGATATCGACGCGGCGCTTGCCGCCCTTCTGGCCTGA
- a CDS encoding aldo/keto reductase, giving the protein MRYNTLGRTGIKVSEICLGTMTWGSQNTPIEAHGQLDYAFECGVNFIDTAELYPTTPLSAETYGNTERIIGDWLAGRRRRDDVVLATKVAGSGRPYIRNGGPMTPEGIGEALDASLERLKTDYVDLYQLHWPNRGHYHFRNAWSYDPSRQDKEHVAADLRAVLDKLGDLVKAGKIRAIGLSNDTAWGTMKMLDLSERHGLPRVATIQNEYNLLYRAYDLDLAELSHHEDVGLLAYSPLAAGLLTGKYLDGARPAGSRLSINGDLGGRFTPHQEPAVAAYVALAREHGLDPAQMALAFCLTRPFMASAIIGATSIPQLKTDIGAAEVTLSQDVLNGIRRLHRLYPAPI; this is encoded by the coding sequence ATGCGCTACAACACGCTCGGCCGCACCGGCATCAAGGTTTCCGAAATCTGCCTCGGAACGATGACCTGGGGCTCCCAGAATACGCCGATCGAAGCCCACGGGCAGCTCGACTATGCTTTTGAGTGCGGCGTCAACTTCATCGATACCGCCGAACTCTATCCGACGACGCCGCTATCGGCAGAAACCTACGGCAATACCGAGCGGATCATCGGCGACTGGCTGGCCGGCCGCCGCCGGCGTGACGATGTGGTGCTCGCCACCAAGGTCGCCGGCTCCGGCCGTCCTTATATCCGCAACGGCGGTCCGATGACGCCGGAGGGGATCGGCGAAGCGCTCGATGCCAGCCTCGAGCGCCTGAAGACCGACTATGTCGATCTCTACCAGCTCCACTGGCCCAACCGCGGCCATTACCACTTCCGCAATGCCTGGTCCTACGACCCGTCACGGCAGGACAAGGAACACGTCGCCGCCGATCTGAGGGCCGTTCTCGACAAGCTCGGCGACCTCGTGAAGGCCGGCAAGATCCGCGCCATCGGGCTTTCGAACGATACCGCCTGGGGCACGATGAAGATGCTCGACCTGTCCGAGAGGCACGGCCTGCCGCGCGTCGCCACCATCCAGAACGAATATAACCTGCTTTACCGCGCCTACGACCTCGACCTCGCCGAACTGTCCCATCACGAAGATGTCGGACTGCTTGCCTATTCGCCGCTGGCGGCCGGCCTCTTGACGGGAAAGTATCTCGACGGGGCAAGGCCCGCCGGGTCGCGTCTGTCGATCAACGGCGATCTCGGCGGCCGCTTCACGCCGCACCAGGAGCCTGCGGTCGCCGCCTATGTGGCGCTTGCCCGCGAGCACGGCCTCGACCCGGCGCAGATGGCGCTCGCCTTCTGCCTGACGCGTCCCTTCATGGCCTCGGCCATCATCGGCGCAACGTCGATCCCACAGCTGAAGACCGACATCGGCGCCGCCGAAGTGACGCTGTCGCAGGATGTGCTGAACGGCATACGCCGCCTCCATCGGCTCTATCCGGCGCCGATCTGA